The sequence below is a genomic window from Streptomyces sp. NBC_00582.
AGCGGTAGCCCGTCACGTCCGCCGGTTTCCCCGCGTCCTGGACCTCGACCAGGTAGCGCCAGGCGTCGGGGCGGCTGCCGTCGAGGTCCGTGAAGCCGTAGACGGGGGCCAGGCCTCCGCTGGAGAGGGACTGCCCGTTGAAGCGGGCCACGTCGGGGTCGGCGGCGAGGGCGGCGACGGCCCGGCCGACGTAACGGGGCGTCTCGGAGATGGCGAAGTGGGGGTGACGGTCGAGGGCGTCGCGCCAGGTGTCCTCGGTGACCCCGAAGGCGTCGAGCATGATCTCCGAGCGCAGCCAGCCGGGGGTCAGGGCGACGGCGGTGGCGCCGCGCGGGCCCAGTTCATGACCGAGGGAGAACGCCATGCGCACCACGGACGTCTTGGCGAGGTCGTAGAAGAGGTTGACGCGGTAGGTGGCGCGGTTGTACTCGGCGGTGCCGTCGGTCATCTCCACGACCAGGCCGCCGGGGTGGCGCAGCAGGAGCGGGAGCGCGTGGTGGCTGGTGATCGCGTGGGTCTCCACGGCGAGCCGCAGCAGTCTGAGGCCGTTGTCGAGGTCGTGCTCCCAGACGGGGGTGTCCCATTGGAAGAGGTGTTCGGCGCCCCAGATGTCGTTGACGAGGACGTCGAGCCGGCCCTGCTCGGCGTCGATGCGGTCGACGAGCGCCCTGACCCGGGTGGGTTCGAGGTGGTCGGTGGGTACGGCGATGCCGCGCCCGCCTGCCTCGGTGACCAGGTCGGCGGTGTCCTCGACGGTCTCGGGGCGGTCGTACTCGGAGCGGCGGTCGCGGGTGGTGCGTCCCGTCACGTAGACGGTGGCGCCCGCCGCGCCCAGTTCGACGGCGATCCCCCGTCCGGCGCCTCTCGTGGCTCCCGCCACCAGTGCGACCCTGCCCTCCAGCGGACCCGGCATGTCCGGCCTCCTCACGCGTTCCTCGGTCAGTGACACGAGGGTCGCGCGGAAGCCGGACGTCTTCTGTCGCCTTTTCCGAGGAGCTTGCCGGGTGTCACCCGGTGGGGCGCAGCCGGTCCGCGAGTTCGGCTTCGTCGGCCACGAACCAGAGCTGGCGGCCCCGGTTCGACTCGTACACGAAGTCACGCAGGGCGGAGGACTCCGCGAGGTGCCGGGAGATGTCGCCGACGACGGCCAGCCGCAGCCGGTACGTGGCGAACTTCTGCACGACCGCGCCCGCGACCTGCGACCGCAGCCGGAAGAACTCCTCCCCGCATCGCTCGGCGGGGACCGCGACCAGCTCCGCGTCCTGTCCCATCGCGTCGCCGACGAGATCGAGCGCGGCGCGCTCCCCGTCCAGAGCCGGCCCCTCGGGGGCGCAGCGCAGGACGCGGGTGGTGTGCAGGGTCGTGAGCGTGGTCGCGGTGGTGGTCATGCGGCTGATCGTATGGGGGCCCACGACCGTGCGCGCGTCGCTTTCCCGCCAACGGCGTCAGTGTCCGCGCGCGATCCACTCCTCCAGGTGGGGTGCCTCCGCGCCGATGGTCGTGGCGTCGCCGTGGCCGGTGAGCACCTTGGTCTCGGGCGGGAGGGAGAGCAGCTTCTCCCGGATCGAGGTGATGATCGTCGCGAAGTGGGAGTAGGAGCGGCCGGTGGCGCCGGGGCCGCCCTGGAACAGGGTGTCGCCGGTGAACAGGACGCCCAGGCCGGGGTCGTACAGGCAGACCGCGCCGGGCGCGTGCCCCGGGGTGTGCAGGACGGTCAGGTCGGCGCCGGCGGCCTCGATGACCTGCCCGTCGGCCAGATGGGCGTCGGGCTCGCGGCCCGGGTGGGTGAGCTTCCACAGCGGCAGGTCGTCGGGGTGCAGCCAGATGGTCGCGCCGGTCAGCTCCGCGAGGGCGGGGGCCGCGCCGATGTGGTCGTTGTGGGCGTGGGTGCACACGATGGCGGTCAGTCGGCGGTCGCCGACGGCCTCGGCGATGGCGGTGGCGTCATGGGCGGCGTCGATGACGATCGCCTCGTGGTCGTCGCCGACGATCCAGACGTTGTTGTCCACGTCCCAGGTGCCGCCGTCGAGGCTGAACTGGCCCGAGGTGACGAGACGTTCGATACGGGCGGCCATCACAGCACCACCACCGAGCGCAGGACGTCTCCGTGGTGCATCCGCTCGAACGCCTTCTCCACCTCGTCCAGTTGGATGGTCTCGGTGACGAACGCGGCCAGGTCCAGGCGCCCTTGCTGGTGCAGGTCGATCAGCATCGGGAAGTCACGGGAGGGCAGGCAGTCGCCGTACCAGGAGGACTTCAGGGAGCCGCCGCGCCCGAAGACGTCCAGGAGCGGGAGTTCGAGCTTCATCTCGGGGGTGGGTACGCCGACCAGGACGACCGTGCCGGCCAGGTCACGGCCGTAGAAGGCCTGCCGGTACGTCTCCGGGCGGCCGACCGCCTCGATGACGACGTCCGCGCCGAAGCCGCCGGTCAGCTCGCGGATCGCCTCCACGGCGTCGGTCTCCTTGGAGTTGACCGTGTGGGTGGCGCCCATCTTCTTCGCGGTCGCCAGCTTGCGGTCGTCGATGTCCACGGCGATGATCTTCGCCGCGCCCGCCAGGTTCGCCCCGGCGATCGCCGCGTCGCCCACGCCTCCGCAGCCGATCACGGCGACGGTGTCGCCGCGGCCGACGTTGCCGGTGTTGATCGCCGCACCGATGCCCGCCATCACGCCACAGCCCAGGAGCCCGGCCACGGCCGGCGACACCGACGGGTCGACCTTGGTGCACTGCCCGGCCGCCACCAGTGTCTTCTCGGCGAAGGCGCCGATCCCGAGGGCCGGGGACAGCTCGGTGCCGTCGGTCAGGGTCATCCTCTGCCTGGCGTTGTGCGTGTCGAAGCAGTACCACGGGCGTCCCCGCAGACAGGCCCGGCACTGCCCGCACACCGCGCGCCAGTTCAGGATGACGAAGTCACCGGGGGCGACATCCGTGACGCCCTCGCCGACCGACTCGACGACACCCGCGGCCTCGTGGCCCAGCAGGAACGGGAACTCGTCGTTGATCCCGCCCTGCTTGTAGTGCAGATCGGTGTGGCACACCCCGCACGCCTGGATCCGGACGACGGCCTCCCCGGGGCCGGGGTCGGGGATCACGATCGTCTCCACCCGTACCGGCTCGTTCCTGCCCGGTGCGATCACTCCGCGTACTTCCTGCGGCATGGTGCTGCCCCTTTCTTCGGCGGTCATCCGTCCCAGGTCCGACCCTACGCGTGACGGAGCGGTGAGAGCACGGCCGACCACCCCGGAACCCCTCCTTGCGACCACGCTCGGCGACCGCCGTCGTAGCCTGAGGGCTCCGTCCGAACGCCGAGGAGCCCCGTGAGCAACGCAGAGACAGCCGGCATACGGCCCCCGTGGCGGCTGCTGCTCGACTATGTACGGCCGCACCGCTGGACCCTGCTCGCGGGGGCGCTGCTCTCGCTGGTCACCGGAGCCACCGGGCTGCTGCTGCCGCTCGTGGCACGGGGGTTGATCGACGATCTGTCCCACGACCGCGCCATCACCGGCGCGTTGCTCGCCCTGACCGGGCTGGTCGTCGCCAACGCGGCGCTCGGGGCACTGGGTTCGTACGTGCTGCGGCGCACGGCCGAGTCGGTGGTGCTGGGCGCGCGGCGGGCGCTGTCGTCGTATCTGCTGCGGCTGCGGATCCCGGCCGTGGACCGCAGCGAGCCCGGCGACCTGATGGCCCGCATCACCTCCGACACGACCCTGCTGCGCGAGGTCACCACCGACTCACTGGTGGGCCTCGGCACCGGAGGGCTCACCCTGGCCGCGACCGTGGTGATGATGGGGCTCGTCGACCCGGTGCTGCTCGCGGTGACCCTCGCGGTGATCCTGTGCGCGGGTGCGGTGCTCGGGCTGATCGTGCCCCGGATCAACCGGGCGAGCCGGCAGGCGCAGGACGCGGTCGGGGTGATGGGGGCCTCGCTGGAGCGGGTGCTGGGCGCGCTGCGCACGGTGAAGGCGTCGGGCGCCGAGTACCGGGAGGAGGAGACGCTGCACACGGCCGCCGAGGAGTCGTGGCGGCAGAGCGTGCGCGCCGCCAAGTGGTCGGCGGCGGCCGGGAACACGGCGGGGCTCGCGATGCAGGGCGCGTTCATCACCGTGCTGGCGGTGGGCGGGGCACGGGTCGCGACCGGGGCGATCGGCGTCGGCACGCTGGTGGCGTTCCTGCTGTACGTCTTCTATCTGATGTCGCCGATCCAGCAGGTCGTGGGGGCGGTCACCCAGTACCAGACGGGTGCGGCGGCGCTCAGCCGGATCCAGGAGGCGCTGCGGCTGCCCGCCGAACCGGCCGCCCGGCCCGCCCCGCTGCCCTCCCCCGCCGCCGAACCCGCCTCGCTCTCCTTCACCGACGTCCGTTTCCGGTACGCCGAGGATCTGCCGTACGTCCACCACCAAGTGACGTTCGACGTCCCGGCGCGGGGCATGACGGCGTTCGTCGGACCGTCGGGCGCCGGCAAGACCACGGTGTTCTCGCTCATCGAGCGGTTCTACGACCCCGAGTCGGGCACGATCCGTCTGGACGGCCGCGCCCTCGCCGACTGGGACCTGCCGCTGCTGCGCTCGTCCATCGGGTACGTCGAGCAGGACGCGCCCGTGCTGTCCGGCTCGCTGCGCGCCAATCTGCTGCTGGGCAACCCGGAGGCGGACGACGACACCGTGCGCCGGGTGCTGAAGACGACCCGGCTGGACGGGCTGGTCGCCCGGCTGCCGCAGGGTCTCGAGACGCTGGTCGGACACCGGGGGACGAAGCTGTCCGGCGGGGAGCGGCAGCGGGTGGCCATCGCCCGCGCCCTGCTGCGCCGGCCCCGGCTGCTGCTGCTCGACGAGGCGACCTCGCAGCTCGACGCGGTGAACGAGGCGGCGCTGCGGGACACGGTCGCCGATGTCGCCCGGACGACGACGGTGCTGGTCGTCGCGCACCGGCTGTCGACGGTGACGACGGCCGACCGGATCGTGGTCATGGACGCGGGCCGGGTGCGGGCGGTGGGAACGCACCGTGAGCTGGTCACGGGCGATCCGCTCTACGCGGAGCTGGCGGCCACGCAGTTCCTGGCGACGGCGGAGTGAGGCGAGGGGGCCGCCGGGAGGGGGGCCGCCGCCCGGCGGGAAGCCCCGGGCGGCGGCCCCGCGGAAGACCGGCGGTTCAGGTCCGGATCCCGGGGAGCAGCCCGGTGACGGGGCCGGCGAGGTCGGTGACCTGGTGCAGTTCGTTCAGCTTGGTGAGCTGGTGCACGTTGTTCAGCTCGGCCAGTTGGCGGGAGACCGGGGGCAGCTCGGCCCGGTGCTCCGCCGGGAACCCGTTCGCGACGAGCGAGTCGAGCAGGGCCATCGGGCCGATCCGGCCGGTGTCGGGGGCTTCGGCCGCGTTCGCCAGGGGCGCGGCGAGGCCGGTGACCCCGGCGGCGAGAGCGGCGACGGCGACGATGCGGCGAGGGGAGATCATGACATCGGCAACGCGGCGGGCGCCCTCGCGGACACGGGTGGCGGACCGGGCTCACTCAGGAGGCGGAGCGCGGCGGCTGCGCTTGCCGAGGTCCGCGGGGCGGAGGACGCTCGAAGGGTGAGGGACCGGCGGCCCGGCTCCCCTCGGTCCGCGGCCCTCCTAGGAGGTCACCATGGGCAGCGCGTCACGTTCCGGCTTCTCCACGGACACCTTGCGCAGAGGCGTCGAGGGATCGACCGCCTCCGATCTGCTGTCGCTCTACGCGGACGACGCGGAACTGCGCATCGTCGACCGCAACACCCAGCCCAGCAGCCCCCGGGTGCTGCACGGCCGGGCGGAGATCGGCGAACTGCTGGAGGACGTCTACAGCCGTGACATCAAGGCGCACAAGCTGGACGAGTGCATCGTCGCGGGCGACCGGGCCGCGTTCACCGAGTCCTGCGAGTACTCGGACGGTGTGCGCGTCCTGGCCGAGTCGATGATCACGTTGCGGGACGGCAAGATCGTCGAGCAGACGATGATCCAGGCATGGGACGAGTAGGAAGGAAGTTCGCCGGGGTCCAGGTCACCTCCCGGCTGACCTGGACCTTTTCGGTGCGGGCCCGGCTGGGGCGGGCGCGGGGTGCCCGGCCCGCCCTGGAGGGCCCCGCCTCGGCGGCGGGCCGGCATCTGTCCGCCGCCCTGCTGCGCGCGGCGCTGAGAGCGGCCCGCCGGCCCCGCCCGCTTCCTCCCGTGCCCCGCCCGCCGCGCATCCGGCGCGGCCGGCGCCGGTGAGGCCCGGCCGGATGCTCGGCCGGCCGGGGGGACGGGCGGGTCGTCAGTTCAGTGACCAGCTCTGGTTGGTGGCGCCGCTGCACGACCACAGCACCAGCACGGACCGGTTGGCGGTGGCCGCCCCGTTGACGTCGAGGCACAGGCCCGCGTTGACGTTGGTGACGGTGCCGTCGCTGTTGACGTTCCACTTCTGGTTGTTCTGGCCGTTGCAGTCCCAGATCACGACCTTGGTTCCGTTGGTGGTGCCCAGGTTGTAGGCGTCCAGGCACTTGTTGCCGTACACCACGAGCTCCTTGCGGGAGGTGTACGTCCAGGCCTGGTTCTGGCCGCCGTTGCAGTCCCAGATCTCCGCCTGGGTGCCGTTGGTGATGGTGTTGTTGTAGATGTCCAGGCAGCGGCTGGACTGCCGGCCGACGAGCTGGTTGCCGTTCATGCCCGCCAGGGGTTTGACGGTGATGTCGGCGAGCGTCGGGGCGCCCGAGAAGGTCAGGGTGTTGGACGAGCCCTTGGACAGGCCGACCAGGAGGCTGATCGTGCCCTGGCCGGCGCCGGTCGGCG
It includes:
- a CDS encoding SDR family oxidoreductase encodes the protein MPGPLEGRVALVAGATRGAGRGIAVELGAAGATVYVTGRTTRDRRSEYDRPETVEDTADLVTEAGGRGIAVPTDHLEPTRVRALVDRIDAEQGRLDVLVNDIWGAEHLFQWDTPVWEHDLDNGLRLLRLAVETHAITSHHALPLLLRHPGGLVVEMTDGTAEYNRATYRVNLFYDLAKTSVVRMAFSLGHELGPRGATAVALTPGWLRSEIMLDAFGVTEDTWRDALDRHPHFAISETPRYVGRAVAALAADPDVARFNGQSLSSGGLAPVYGFTDLDGSRPDAWRYLVEVQDAGKPADVTGYR
- a CDS encoding DUF4180 domain-containing protein gives rise to the protein MTTTATTLTTLHTTRVLRCAPEGPALDGERAALDLVGDAMGQDAELVAVPAERCGEEFFRLRSQVAGAVVQKFATYRLRLAVVGDISRHLAESSALRDFVYESNRGRQLWFVADEAELADRLRPTG
- a CDS encoding MBL fold metallo-hydrolase; protein product: MAARIERLVTSGQFSLDGGTWDVDNNVWIVGDDHEAIVIDAAHDATAIAEAVGDRRLTAIVCTHAHNDHIGAAPALAELTGATIWLHPDDLPLWKLTHPGREPDAHLADGQVIEAAGADLTVLHTPGHAPGAVCLYDPGLGVLFTGDTLFQGGPGATGRSYSHFATIITSIREKLLSLPPETKVLTGHGDATTIGAEAPHLEEWIARGH
- a CDS encoding S-(hydroxymethyl)mycothiol dehydrogenase — encoded protein: MPQEVRGVIAPGRNEPVRVETIVIPDPGPGEAVVRIQACGVCHTDLHYKQGGINDEFPFLLGHEAAGVVESVGEGVTDVAPGDFVILNWRAVCGQCRACLRGRPWYCFDTHNARQRMTLTDGTELSPALGIGAFAEKTLVAAGQCTKVDPSVSPAVAGLLGCGVMAGIGAAINTGNVGRGDTVAVIGCGGVGDAAIAGANLAGAAKIIAVDIDDRKLATAKKMGATHTVNSKETDAVEAIRELTGGFGADVVIEAVGRPETYRQAFYGRDLAGTVVLVGVPTPEMKLELPLLDVFGRGGSLKSSWYGDCLPSRDFPMLIDLHQQGRLDLAAFVTETIQLDEVEKAFERMHHGDVLRSVVVL
- a CDS encoding ABC transporter ATP-binding protein; the protein is MSNAETAGIRPPWRLLLDYVRPHRWTLLAGALLSLVTGATGLLLPLVARGLIDDLSHDRAITGALLALTGLVVANAALGALGSYVLRRTAESVVLGARRALSSYLLRLRIPAVDRSEPGDLMARITSDTTLLREVTTDSLVGLGTGGLTLAATVVMMGLVDPVLLAVTLAVILCAGAVLGLIVPRINRASRQAQDAVGVMGASLERVLGALRTVKASGAEYREEETLHTAAEESWRQSVRAAKWSAAAGNTAGLAMQGAFITVLAVGGARVATGAIGVGTLVAFLLYVFYLMSPIQQVVGAVTQYQTGAAALSRIQEALRLPAEPAARPAPLPSPAAEPASLSFTDVRFRYAEDLPYVHHQVTFDVPARGMTAFVGPSGAGKTTVFSLIERFYDPESGTIRLDGRALADWDLPLLRSSIGYVEQDAPVLSGSLRANLLLGNPEADDDTVRRVLKTTRLDGLVARLPQGLETLVGHRGTKLSGGERQRVAIARALLRRPRLLLLDEATSQLDAVNEAALRDTVADVARTTTVLVVAHRLSTVTTADRIVVMDAGRVRAVGTHRELVTGDPLYAELAATQFLATAE
- a CDS encoding nuclear transport factor 2 family protein, whose product is MGSASRSGFSTDTLRRGVEGSTASDLLSLYADDAELRIVDRNTQPSSPRVLHGRAEIGELLEDVYSRDIKAHKLDECIVAGDRAAFTESCEYSDGVRVLAESMITLRDGKIVEQTMIQAWDE